In Sphaeramia orbicularis chromosome 5, fSphaOr1.1, whole genome shotgun sequence, a genomic segment contains:
- the txnrd3 gene encoding thioredoxin reductase 3 — protein MPPIENDKNELKSRIQQLIDSNQVLVFSKSYCPYCVKVKDLFKELKVECNVVELDLIEDGTNYQEMLLEMTGQKTVPNVFINKTHVGGCDKTMAAHKDGSLQQLLSGENESYDYDLIVIGGGSGGLACSKEAANLGKKVMVLDYVVPTPKGTSWGLGGTCVNVGCIPKKLMHQTAMLGTAMQDARKFGWEFDETVKHNWDTMKTAVNNYIGSLNWGYRVALRDKNVNYVNAYAEFIEPHKIKATNKRGKETFYTAAKFVLATGERPRYLGIPGDKEYCITSDDLFSLSYCPGKTLVIGASYVALECGGFLAGLGLDVTIMVRSILLRGFDQDMANRAGEYMEEHGVKFIRKYVPVKIEELEAGTPGRLKVTAKSTETDDVIEGEYNTVLIAVGRDACTDKIGLDKTGVKVNPKNGKIPVNDEEQTNIPHIYAIGDILEGKWELTPVAIQAGKLLARRLYGGSTVKCDYINVPTTVFTPMEYGSCGLSEERAIELYGQDNIEIYHSLFWPLEYTVPGRDNNRCYAKILCNKLDNDRVIGFHYLGPNAGEVTQGFGAAMKCGATKEQLDGTIGIHPTCAEVFTTLEVTKSSGGDITQAGC, from the exons AGGATGGAACCAACTACCAGGAGATGCTTCTGGAGATGACGGGACAGAAAACCGTCCCCAACGTCTTCATCAACAAGACTCATGTTGGCGGCTGCGACAAAACGATGGCG GCCCATAAGGATGGAAGTCTGCAGCAGTTGCTCAGTGGAGAAAATGAAAGCTACGACTACGACCTGATCGTCATTGGTGGAGGGTCTGGAGGCCTGGCCTGTTCAAAG GAAGCTGCTAATCTGGGAAAGAAAGTGATGGTTTTGGACTATGTTGTCCCCACCCCAAAGGGAACCAGCTGGG gtctgggtggAACCTGCGTGAATGTCGGCTGCATCCCCAAGAAGCTAATGCACCAGACTGCCATGCTAGGGACGGCTATGCAGGACGCCCGCAAGTTCGGCTGGGAGTTTGACGAGACAG TGAAACACAACTGGGACACGATGAAGACGGCGGTCAACAACTACATCGGCTCATTGAACTGGGGTTACAGGGTGGCACTCAGAGACAAGAATGTCAACTATGTCAACGCCTACGCAGAGTTCATCGAACCACACAAAATTAAG GCAACAAATAAACGAGGGAAGGAGACATTTTACACAGCAGCTAAGTTCGTCTTGGCTACGGGTGAGCGTCCACGCTACCTGGGCATCCCTGGAGACAAGGAGTACTGCATCACCAG TGACGACCTGTTCTCGTTGTCCTACTGCCCCGGTAAGACCCTGGTCATCGGGGCATCCTACGTGGCCCTGGAATGCGGCGGTTTCCTGGCTGGCCTCGGCCTCGATGTCACCATCATGGTCCGGTCCATCCTCCTGAGAGGCTTTGATCAGGACATGGCAAACCGCGCCGGAGAGTACATGGAGGAGCACGGAGTCAAGTTCATCCGCAAATACGTCCCGGTTAAG ATAGAGGAGCTGGAAGCAGGTACTCCTGGGAGGCTGAAGGTGACAGCCAAGTCCACAGAGACTGATGATGTCATCGAGGGGGAGTACAACACG GTGTTAATAGCAGTGGGTCGGGACGCATGTACAGATAAGATCGGCCTGGACAAGACAGGGGTCAAAGTCAACCCCAA gaatGGGAAAATTCCAGTGAACGATGAGGAGCAGACCAACATTCCCCACATCTACGCCATCGGAGACATCCTGGAAGGAAAGTGGGAGCTGACGCCCGTGGCCATCCAGGCCGGGAAGCTGTTGGCACGACGCCTGTACGGAGGGTCCACAGTGAAG TGCGACTACATCAACGTTCCCACCACTGTCTTCACTCCAATGGAGTATGGATCCTGTGGTCTGTCGGAGGAGAGGGCCATCGAGCTCTACGGTCAAGACAACATCGAG ATTTACCACAGTCTGTTCTGGCCTCTGGAGTACACGGTGCCGGGCCGGGACAACAACCGATGCTACGCCAAGATCCTCTGCAATAAACTGGACAAT GATCGAGTCATTGGTTTCCACTACCTGGGTCCGAACGCCGGAGAGGTGACGCAGGGCTTCGGTGCCGCTATGAAATGTGGAGCCACGAAGGAGCAGCTGGATGGAACCATTGGCATCCACCCGACCTGCGCTGAG GTCTTCACCACCCTGGAGGTGACTAAGAGCTCCGGTGGAGACATCACCCAGGCCGGATGCTGA